In Doryrhamphus excisus isolate RoL2022-K1 chromosome 7, RoL_Dexc_1.0, whole genome shotgun sequence, one genomic interval encodes:
- the LOC131132004 gene encoding kinesin-like protein KIF21A isoform X3, whose protein sequence is MSSGPDESSVRVALRIRPQLAREKIEGCHICTYVMPGEPQVFLGKDKAFTYDYVFDMDTQQDAIYTNCTERLIDGCFEGYNATIFAYGQTGSGKTYTMGTGFDVNIGEDELGIIPRAVNHLFRGIEERRQAATEQGKPVPEFKINAQFLELYNEEVLDLFDTTRDIETRRQKSNVRIHEDASGGIYTVGVTTRSVTSAAEMIQCLKLGALSRTTASTQMNVQSSRSHAIFTIHLCQVRMCSPDNENTTDKRIANDSEIDEFETLTAKFHFVDLAGSERLKRTGATGDRAKEGISINCGLLALGNVISALGDRSKRSTHVPYRDSKLTRLLQDSLGGNSQTVMIACISPSDRDFMETLNTLKYANRARNIKNKVVVNQDRASQQISALRTEIARLQMELMEYKTGKRTVGEDGMEGINDLVHENSMLQTENNNLRVRVKAMQETIDAQRARLTQILSDGANHALAKTGEGNEEIGNMVHNYIKEIEELRTKLLESEALNENLRKILSRASTRSSLYAGPASFSPVLLGPEKEASDVIEMAKRDLEKLKKKEKKKKKRLRQCQESHHEDASVVKEENPGNDVEVEASDHEEGEDCDGEEEDSDTAGEETSEESESEELDEKENVQADLANITCEIAIKQKLIDELENSQRRLHTLKQQYEQKLVMLQNKIRDTQLERDKVLHNMGSVETCTEEKAKKIKAEYEKKLNSMNKELQKLQSAQKEHARLLKSQSQYEKQLKKLQQDVTEMKKTKVALMRQMKEQQERNRATECKRNREIASLKKDQRRAEHQVKQLEAQRRQQELILRRKNEEVTALRRQVRPVSGKVTRKVTTPETLPEASHRSTPGRPHSSGTSASNGSRSSPVWTRSVYLTRTARAKWQSLERRVTDIIMQRMTISNMETDMNRLLKQREELTKRRERVSRKKTKMVAEGADTERPLTSLNEELESLSANIDYINDSIADCQANIMQMEEAKEEGDTVDVTAVISSCNLSEARFLLDHFMTMSINKGLQAAQKDSQLKVMEGRLKQTEINSATQNQLLFHMLKEKAEINPELDALLGSALQELGYLSPENGDEDSSDESTPSPAAEGSTLTSDLMKLCGETRLRSKARRRTTTQMELLYASSGDHSSDSPTGDFSGPLLSIMEHQDGLPDTHRTPDREPTVSPSLTRPVGGFRSRSPTSTPERRQLERSPLSRRKLQEKGGAATSVCIGNDYKTLLDESPVFEGNRGVIHTVPPPKTTKAAKLQCVHIAEGHTKPVLCVDATEDLLFTGSKDRTCKVWNLVTGQEIMSLAEHPSSVVSVRYTSSLVFTVSTAYIKVWDIRDCAKCIRTLTASGQVGTGDTCSSAASFTIPPGESQINHIAINSSGSFLYAAAGNAVRMWDLRKFASTGKLTGHLGAVTCLTVDKLANGQDLVLSGSKDHHIKMFEVAEATQGSVSSCHTFDPAHLDSVESLSVHGDFFYSGSRDCYIKKWDLASKKLLQTASAQTDWVSALAVVPGSSALLSGCRGGLLRLWHADSLAALGEVQGHDSPINGLASNSSQLFTASDDRTVKIWEAKGSLEDGVH, encoded by the exons ATGAGCAGTGGACCGGATGAGAGCTCGGTGCGAGTGGCACTGAG GATTCGTCCTCAGTTGGCCAGAGAGAAGATCGAGGGTTGCCATATTTGCACATACGTGATGCCCGGGGAGCCGCAGGTGTTTCTGGGCAAGGACAAAGCCTTCACTTACGACTATGTCTTCGACATGGACACCCAGCAGGACGCCATCTACACTAACTGCACCGAGAGGCTGATTGATGGCTGCTTCGAGGGCTACAACGCTACCATATTTGCATACGGACAG ACCGGCTCGGGAAAGACATACACCATGGGAACCGGCTTTGACGTCAACATCGGCGAGGATGAGCTAGGTATCATTCCCAGGGCCGTCAACCACCTGTTTCGGGGAATCGAGGAGCGCAGGCAGGCCGCCACGGAACAGGGAAAGCCCGTCCCGGAGTTTAAAATCAACGCTCAGTTCTTGGag cTGTACAACGAGGAAGTACTGGACCTGTTCGACACGACGCGAGACATCGAAACCAGGAGGCAGAAATCCAACGTCCGCATCCATGAGGATGCCAGCGGAGGCATCTACACGGTTGGCGTCACCACACGCAGCGTCACTTCTGCCGCCGAG ATGATCCAGTGTTTGAAGCTGGGCGCTCTCTCCAGAACCACGGCCAGCACTCAGATGAACGTCCAGAGTTCGCGCTCCCACGCCATCTTCACTATCCACCTGTGCCAAGTTCGAATGTGCTCACCAGACAAC GAAAACACCACAGACAAGCGCATAGCGAATGATTCGGAAATCGACGAGTTTGAGACGCTGACGGCTAAGTTCCACTTTGTGGACCTAGCAGGTTCTGAGAGGCTGAAGAGGACTGGAGCAACAGGTGACAGAGCCAAGGAAGGCATCTCCATCAACTGTGGACTG CTGGCCCTGGGCAATGTCATCAGCGCTTTAGGTGACCGAAGTAAGCGCTCCACTCATGTGCCTTACAGAGACTCCAAACTCACCCGCCTCTTGCAGGACTCCCTTGGCGGCAACAG TCAAACAGTGATGATCGCCTGCATCAGCCCGTCAGACCGCGACTTCATGGAGACTTTAAACACCCTCAAGTACGCCAACCGAGCACGTAACATCAAAAACAAGGTGGTGGTGAACCAGGACAGAGCCAGCCAGCAGATCAGCGCCCTGAGGACTGAGATAGCACGTCTCCAGATGGAGCTGATGGAGTACAAGACG GGTAAGCGAACAGTAGGCGAAGACGGCATGGAGGGGATCAACGACTTGGTCCATGAGAACTCCATGTTGCAGACGGAGAATAACAACCTGAGGGTCAGGGTGAAGGCCATGCAGGAGACCATTGACGCCCAACGAGCCAGACTCACTCAGATACTCAGTGATGGAGCCAACCACGCCCTGGCCAAAACAG GTGAAGGCAACGAGGAAATCGGGAACATGGTCCATAACTACATCAAGGAAATCGAGGAGCTCAG aACCAAACTTCTGGAAAGTGAGGCTCTAAACGAGAACCTCAGGAAGATCCTTTCCCGTGCTTCCACTCGCTCCTCCTTGTACGCCGGTCCCGCCTCCTTCTCCCCTGTCCTGCTGGGGCCTGAGAAGGAGGCCAGTGATGTcatagagatggccaagagaGATCTGGAGAAGCTCAAGAAgaaggaaaagaagaagaaaaagag ACTGAGGCAGTGCCAGGAGAGTCACCACGAGGATGCCAG cgttGTTAAGGAAGAAAACCCAGGCAATGATGTCGAGGTG GAGGCCAGTGACCATGAGGAAGGCGAGGACTGTGATGGAGAGGAAGAGGACTCGGACACAGCAGGAGAGGAGACGTCTGAGGAGTCCGAGTCTGAGGAGCTGGATGAAAAAG AAAATGTCCAGGCGGACCTGGCCAACATCACGTGCGAGATCGCCATCAAGCAGAAGCTCATAGATGAACTGGAGAACAGCCAGCGGCGCCTTCACACGCTCAAACAGCAGTACGAGCAGAAGCTGGTGATGCTGCAGAATAAGATCAGGGACACGCAGCTGGAGAGAGACAAAGTTCTCCATAATATGG GTTCTGTTGAGACGTGCACAGAGGAAAAGGCAAAAAAGATCAAGGCGGAGTACGAGAAGAAGCTGAACTCCATGAACAAGGAGCTGCAGAAGCTCCAGTCGGCTCAGAAGGAGCATGCCCGGCTGTTGAAGAGCCAGTCCCAGTATGAGAAGCAGCTCAAGAAACTGCAGCAGGACGTCACCGAGATGAAGAAGACGAAG GTGGCACTGATGCGTCAAATGAAGGAGCAACAGGAGCGTAATCGAGCTACAGAGTGCAAAAGGAACAGGGAGATAGCTTCTCTGAAGAAAGACCAGCGGAGAGCTGAG CACCAAGTGAAGCAGCTGGAGGCTCAGAGGAGACAACAAGAGTTAATCTTACGCAGGAAGAACGAAGAG GTGACTGCTCTGAGGAGGCAGGTGAGGCCAGTGTCTGGCAAGGTGACCAGGAAAGTCACCACACCCGAAACACTCCCAGAAGCATCCCATCGGAGCACTCCAGGAAGGCCGCATTCCTCCGGAACATCAGCATCCAACGGCTCCAG AAGCTCTCCTGTGTGGACAAGAAGCGTCTACCTCACCCGCACAGCCAGGGCCAAATGGCAGTCTCTGGAGAGACGCGTCACTGACATCATCATGCAGAGGATGACCATCTCCAACATGGAGACGGACATGAATCGACTCCTGAAG CAAAGGGAGGAGCTTACCAAGCGGAGGGAGCGAGTATCCCGAAAGAAGACAAAGATGGTGGCCGAGGGTGCCGATACAGAGCGCCCGCTGACCTCCTTGAACGAGGAGCTGGAGTCTTTGAGTGCCAACATTGACTACATCAACGACAGCATTGCAGACTGCCAGGCCAACATCATGCAGATGGAGGAGGCCAAG GAGGAAGGAGACACGGTAGATGTTACGGCAGTGATCAGCTCGTGTAATCTCTCAGAGGCACGCTTCCTTTTGGACCATTTCATGACCATGTCCATCAATAAG GGTCTTCAGGCGGCTCAGAAAGACTCCCagctgaaggtgatggagggcCGGCTGAAGCAGACGGAGATCAACAGCGCCACCCAGAACCAGCTCCTGTTCCACATGCTGAAGGAGAAAGCCGAGATCAATCCGGAGCTGGACGCCCTCCTGGGTAGCGCCCTTCAAG AGTTAGGTTACCTGTCACCAG AAAATGGAGACGAAGACAGCAGTGATGAGTCCACCCCCAGCCCGGCTGCAGAGGGGag CACGCTGACGTCAGATCTGATGAAGTTATGTGGTGAAACCAGGCTGAGAAGTAAG GCTCGCAGAAGGACCACGACCCAGATGGAGCTGCTTTACGCCAGCTCTGGGGATCATTCCTCCGACTCCCCCACAGGGGACTTCTCTGGCCCTTTGCTTTCCATCATGGAGCATCAGGACGGGCTTCCAGACACTCACAGAACTCCTGACCGTGAACCGACTGTCTCTCCGTCTCTCACCCGTCCAGTCGGGGG TTTCAGATCCAGGTCACCGACGAGCACCCCTGAGAGGAGGCAGCTTGAGCGCTCGCCCCTCAGCCGCAGGAAGCTGCAGGAGAAAGGGGGAGCAGCCACTTCAGTTTGCATAGGAAATGACTACAAAACACT attggATGAGTCTCCTGTATTTGAAGGCAATAG AGGCGTAATCCACACCGTGCCCCCTCCCAAGACCACCAAGGCGGCCAAACTCCAATGTGTGCACATCGCCGAGGGACACACCAAGCCCGTCCTCTGTGTGGACGCCACAGAGGATCTACTCTTCACTGGATCGAAAG ATCGAACGTGTAAGGTGTGGAACCTGGTGACGGGTCAGGAGATCATGTCTTTAGCGGAGCATCCCAGCAGTGTTGTCTCAGTCAG GTACACTTCCAGCCTCGTCTTTACGGTCTCTACTGCTTACATCAAAGTGTGGGACATACGGGATTGTGCAAAATGTATCCGCACTCTAAC GGCTTCAGGACAGGTGGGTACAGGTGATACGTGCTCCTCAGCCGCAAGTTTTACAATACCTCCAGGAGAGAGTCAGATCAACCACATCGCCATCAATTCTTCTGGATCTTTCCTGTACGCTGCCGCTGGCAATGCCGTACGCATGTGGGATCTCCGCAA GTTTGCATCCACGGGGAAGCTGACCGGCCATTTGGGAGCCGTCACTTGTCTGACTGTTGATAAGTTGGCCAATGGACAAGATCTTGTCCTCTCAGGCTCCAAGGACCACCACATCAAA ATGTTTGAGGTAGCAGAAGCCACCCAGGGTAGCGTCAGCTCCTGCCACACGTTTGATCCCGCTCACCTGGACAGCGTTGAGTCCCTCAGCGTGCACGGTGACTTCTTCTACAGCGGCTCCAGAGATTGCTACATCAAAAAGTGGGATTTGGCGAGTAAGAAGCTGCTGCAG ACGGCAAGCGCGCAGACAGACTGGGTCAGCGCTCTGGCCGTGGTTCCTGGCTCTTCGGCCCTGCTCAGCGGATGCAGAGGAGGGCTGCTACGCCTCTGGCACGCTGACTCGCTCGCAGCCCTCGGCGAGGTTCAAGGCCATGATAGTCCGATTAATGGCCTGGCCTCCAACAGCAGCCAACTGTTCACAGCATCCGA CGACCGCACAGTGAAGATTTGGGAAGCCAAAGGATCCCTGGAAGATGGCGTCCACTGA